From Astatotilapia calliptera chromosome 19, fAstCal1.2, whole genome shotgun sequence, a single genomic window includes:
- the osr1 gene encoding protein odd-skipped-related 1 isoform X2 codes for MGSKTLPAPVPLHPSLQLANCSLIQSSTGLQLPADHFHSIYSFSALHAVHLHQWTLGYPAFALPRCTISKLPSQISCMASIPIFPHLLPPKQDSAGLLQTFKNKPRFDFANLAAAATKEDQLEVEDLSMTVSASASAAQASSPHLTAASLGCMLDVTKLTSPERKSSRGRLPSKTKKEFVCKFCARHFTKSYNLLIHERTHTDERPYTCDICHKAFRRQDHLRDHRYIHSKEKPFKCQECGKGFCQSRTLAVHKTLHMQIKELKPAKIK; via the exons ATGGGGAGCAAGACTCTGCCAGCACCAGTTCCTCTCCACCCATCACTTCAGTTGGCCAACTGTTCCCTCATCCAGAGTTCAACAGGTCTTCAGCTGCCTGCAGATCATTTTCACAGCATCTACAGCTTTAGCGCCCTGCATGCCGTCCACCTTCACCAGTGGACCCTGGGGTACCCAGCTTTTGCCCTGCCCCGCTGCACCATCTCTAAGCTTCCTTCCCAGATTTCCTGTATGGCATCCATCCCCATTTTCCCTCACCTTCTGCCACCTAAGCAAGACTCGGCAGGGTTGCTACAGACCTTCAAAAACAAGCCTCGCTTTGACTTTGCCAacctggcagcagcagcaaccaaAGAGGATCAGTTAGAGGTGGAGGACCTGAGCATGACAGTGAGCGCTAGTGCTTCTGCGGCGCAGGCATCATCTCCACACCTGACCGCAGCCAGCCTGGGATGCATGCTTGATGTGACCAAACTTACTTCACCAGAGCGCAAGTCTAGTCGAGGCCGACTGCCTTCAAAGACCAAGAAAGAATTTGTCTGCAAGTTCTGTGCCCGACATTTTACCAAATCCTACAACCTTTTGATCCACGAGAGGACACACACAGATGAGAGGCCATATACATGTGATATCTGTCACAAGGCCTTCAGGAGACAGGATCACCTCAGGGACCACAG GTACATCCATTCTAAAGAAAAGCCCTTTAAATGTCAGGAGTGTGGAAAGGGCTTCTGTCAGTCCAGGACTCTGGCCGTCCACAAAACATTACACATGCAGATCAAGGAACTGAAGCCAGCCAAGATCAAGTGA
- the osr1 gene encoding protein odd-skipped-related 1 isoform X1, whose amino-acid sequence MGSKTLPAPVPLHPSLQLANCSLIQSSTGLQLPADHFHSIYSFSALHAVHLHQWTLGYPAFALPRCTISKLPSQISCMASIPIFPHLLPPKQDSAGLLQTFKNKPRFDFANLAAAATKEDQLEVEDLSMTVSASASAAQASSPHLTAASLGCMLDVTKLTSPERKSSRGRLPSKTKKEFVCKFCARHFTKSYNLLIHERTHTDERPYTCDICHKAFRRQDHLRDHRTRKWSPGGKCSSSRPKSVHPPGLTPDDDRGILRRTPFSNTHVRYHVTTNTSFPVD is encoded by the exons ATGGGGAGCAAGACTCTGCCAGCACCAGTTCCTCTCCACCCATCACTTCAGTTGGCCAACTGTTCCCTCATCCAGAGTTCAACAGGTCTTCAGCTGCCTGCAGATCATTTTCACAGCATCTACAGCTTTAGCGCCCTGCATGCCGTCCACCTTCACCAGTGGACCCTGGGGTACCCAGCTTTTGCCCTGCCCCGCTGCACCATCTCTAAGCTTCCTTCCCAGATTTCCTGTATGGCATCCATCCCCATTTTCCCTCACCTTCTGCCACCTAAGCAAGACTCGGCAGGGTTGCTACAGACCTTCAAAAACAAGCCTCGCTTTGACTTTGCCAacctggcagcagcagcaaccaaAGAGGATCAGTTAGAGGTGGAGGACCTGAGCATGACAGTGAGCGCTAGTGCTTCTGCGGCGCAGGCATCATCTCCACACCTGACCGCAGCCAGCCTGGGATGCATGCTTGATGTGACCAAACTTACTTCACCAGAGCGCAAGTCTAGTCGAGGCCGACTGCCTTCAAAGACCAAGAAAGAATTTGTCTGCAAGTTCTGTGCCCGACATTTTACCAAATCCTACAACCTTTTGATCCACGAGAGGACACACACAGATGAGAGGCCATATACATGTGATATCTGTCACAAGGCCTTCAGGAGACAGGATCACCTCAGGGACCACAG gaccagAAAATGGTCTCCAGGCGGCAAATGCTCCTCCTCTAGGCCGAAATCAGTGCATCCTCCCGGGTTAACTCCCGACGATGACCGGGGCATTTTGCGTCGGACCCCTTTTTCCAACACACACGTCCGGTACCACGTCacaacaaatacgtcatttcctgttgattaa